One window of Phalacrocorax carbo chromosome 1, bPhaCar2.1, whole genome shotgun sequence genomic DNA carries:
- the ZBTB21 gene encoding zinc finger and BTB domain-containing protein 21 has product MEGLLHYINPAHAISLLSALNEERLKGQLCDVVLIVGDQKFRAHKNVLAASSEYFQTLFTNKENESQSVFQLDFCEPDAFDNVLNYIYSSSLFIEKGSLAAVQELGYSLGISFLTNIVSKSPQAPFPACPIKKILYQDEDESSSQKRSVIVCQNRIEAQAKSVNQTQHDLSHTSHTSKPSPSVPAKTSSRPQVTKPTETLHNLSLTERRWLKESPVSYTKLHETSGTVEDQSRGALVKRNTVLPQMPLAEKEIASDEPGSSGQLLRGKTTEVPLKRPRPPVLSLRGASDSTFLLREAGKGNGQGEDRNLLYYSKLGLVIPSSGSGPEHQSIDRSGPLVKSLLRRSLSMDSQVPIYSPSVDLKPSQVSSSSSPGTNDSQKTFNVVAQKSSLKESSEKLVLDEKPQVIHPHRLRSFSASQSTDREVASPLTEVRIKTEPSSPLSDPAEIIRITVGDASASTNKDFPFKTEDDHKEPSRLPAKRRFQTDRRLPFKKLKVDEQGSPGSEDNFEEGSSPTHLDADFPDSDVSKEEYSEMEEARPNKKFKCKHCLKIFRSTAGLHRHVNMYHNPEKPYACDICHKRFHTNFKVWTHCQTQHGIVKNPSPASSSHAVLDEKFQRKLIDIVREREIKKALIVKLRRGKQGFQGQSASQAQQVIKRNLRSRTKGAYICTYCGKAYRFLSQFKQHIKMHPGEKPIGGNKAPKQKDHIHIESPVENKEVYQCRLCNAKLSSLIEQGNHERLCRNATVCPYCSLRFSSPELKHEHESKCEYKKLTCLECMRTFKSSFSIWRHQVEVHNQNTMAPLENFSLPILDHNGEITSSSRLPPQSESNKMNNFVAAKEDGVFSDSSEQINFDSEDSSCLPEDLSVSKQFKIQIKEEPADDIEDEVTETSREPKEVVSNKDAGLWPCEKCGKIFTVRKQLERHQELLCSVKPFICHVCNKAFRTNFRLWSHFQSHMSQAAEESTNKEPEICPPANSPSPPPLPPPPPLPKIQPLEPDSPTGLSESSTTTEKLFVPQESDTLFYHAPPLSAITFKRQYMCKLCHRTFKTAFSLWSHEQTHN; this is encoded by the coding sequence ATGGAGGGACTCTTGCATTACATAAATCCAGCACATGCCATTTCACTTCTAAGCGCACTGAATGAGGAGCGTCTAAAGGGACAGCTGTGTGATGTTGTTCTTATAGTCGGAGATCAGAAATTTCGAGCTCATAAAAATGTCCTGGCTGCCAGCAGTGAATACTTCCAGACTCTGTTCACAAATAAAGAGAATGAGTCTCAGTCAGTGTTTCAACTTGACTTTTGTGAACCAGATGCTTTTGATAATGTGTTAAACTACATTTATTCTTCATCCTTGTTCATTGAGAAAGGGAGTCTTGCAGCTGTGCAAGAACTGGGCTACAGTCTTGGAATATCCTTTCTTACAAACATTGTTTCTAAGAGCCCTCAAGCTCCTTTTCCAGCTTGCCCTattaagaaaatactgtatCAAGATGAAGACGAAAGTAGTTCTCAGAAGAGGAGTGTCATTGTTTGTCAGAACAGAATTGAAGCGCAAGCGAAAAGTGTAAATCAAACACAACATGATTTAAGCCATACTAGCCATACTTCTAAACCTTCACCCTCTGTTCCTGCCAAAACTAGCAGTAGACCACAAGTAACAAAACCAACTGAAACCCTTCACAACTTATCACTGACTGAAAGGAGATGGCTGAAAGAAAGCCCTGTGAGCTATACCAAGCTTCATGAAACTTCTGGAACCGTGGAGGATCAGAGCAGAGGTGCTTTAGTGAAAAGGAACACAGTACTGCCTCAAATGCCTttagcagagaaagaaattgcAAGCGATGAACCAGGAAGCAGTGGTCAGCTTTTAAGAGGAAAGACCACAGAGGTGCCATTAAAAAGACCACGTCCGCCAGTCTTGTCTCTGCGTGGTGCATCAGATTCTACATTTTTGTTGCGagaggcaggaaaaggaaatgggCAAGGTGAAGACAGGAATTTGCTATACTACTCAAAGTTAGGGCTAGTAATCCCATCTAGTGGATCTGGTCCAGAACACCAAAGTATTGACAGAAGTGGGCCACTTGTAAAAAGTCTCCTTCGAAGGTCACTGTCCATGGACAGCCAGGTTCCTATTTACTCACCTTCTGTTGACCTAAAACCTTCACAGGTATCATCATCCTCCTCTCCGGGAACTAATGATTCCCAGAAGACATTTAATGTTGTAGCTCAGAAGTCATCCTTGAAAGAATCATCAGAGAAGTTAGTCTTAGATGAAAAACCACAGGTAATACACCCACATCGCCTTAGGTCTTTCAGTGCCTCTCAGTCAACTGATAGGGAGGTTGCTTCCCCTCTCACAGAGGTGCGAATAAAAACTGAACCTAGCAGTCCACTTTCAGATCCTGCTGAAATAATAAGAATTACAGTGGGTGATGCTTCTGCATCAACAAATAAagactttccttttaaaactgaGGATGATCACAAGGAACCAAGCAGACTTCCAGCAAAAAGGAGATTTCAAACTGATAGAAGACTACCATTTAAGAAATTGAAGGTGGATGAGCAGGGTTCTCCTGGGTCAGAAGATAACTTTGAGGAAGGTTCAAGCCCTACGCATCTTGATGCTGATTTTCCTGATTCTGATGTCAGTAAAGAGGAATACAGTGAGATGGAAGAAGCAAGaccaaataaaaaatttaaatgcaagCACTGCCTTAAAATTTTCAGATCAACAGCAGGTCTTCATCGTCATGTTAACATGTATCATAATCCAGAGAAGCCCTATGCTTGTGACATATGCCACAAGAGATTTCACACAAATTTCAAAGTGTGGACACACTGCCAGACACAACATGGAATTGTGAAGAATCCCTCACCTGCTTCCAGTTCACATGCTGTTTTGGATgaaaaattccaaagaaaactGATCGATatagtgagagagagagaaattaaaaaagctcTAATAGTTAAACTAAGACGTGGCAAGCAAGGTTTTCAGGGACAGTCTGCTTCACAAGCACAACAAGTCATCAAAAGGAATTTAAGATCAAGAACCAAAGGAGCCTATATTTGTACCTACTGTGGGAAAGCTTATCGTTTCCTCTCGCAATTTAAACAGCACATAAAAATGCACCCAGGGGAGAAACCAATTGGAGGAAATAAGGCTCCTAAGCAGAAAGATCATATTCATATTGAAAGCCCAGTAGAAAACAAAGAGGTTTATCAGTGCCGTCTCTGCAATGCTAAGCTTTCTTCGCTTATTGAACAGGGAAATCATGAGCGACTCTGTAGAAATGCTACTGTCTGTCCTTACTGCAGCCTTAGGTTTTCATCTCCAGAGCTGAAGCATGAGCATGAAAGCAAATGTGAATACAAGAAGCTTACTTGTCTTGAGTGTATGCGTACCTTTAAGTCATCCTTTAGTATTTGGCGTCATCAAGTTGAAGTTCACAATCAAAACACAATGGCTCCATTAGAGAACTTTTCGTTACCTATCCTGGATCACAACGGAGAAATAACTAGTTCGTCAAGATTGCCTCCTCAGTCAGAATCCAATAAAATGAACAATTTTGTTGCGGCAAAGGAAGACGGTGTATTCAGTGATTCGTCAGaacaaataaattttgattCCGAAGATTCCTCCTGCCTACCTGAAGACTTAAGTGTTTCCAAGCAGTTTAAAATTCAGATCAAAGAAGAGCCTGCAGATGATATCGAGGATGAGGTCACTGAAACAAGCAGAGAACCTAAGGAAGTAGTCTCCAACAAAGATGCTGGTTTGTGGCCCTGTGAAAAGTGTGGGAAGATTTTCACTGTACGCAAACAGCTGGAGCGTCACCAAGAGCTCTTATGCTCTGTGAAGCCATTTATTTGTCACGTGTGCAACAAGGCCTTCCGAACCAATTTCCGTCTGTGGAGTCACTTCCAGTCTCATATGtcacaggctgcagaggagtCCACAAATAAGGAGCCTGAGATATGCCCACCAGCTAATTCCCCATCACCACCACCCTtacctccacctccaccccttcCCAAAATCCAGCCTTTGGAGCCTGATAGTCCAACAGGCTTGTCTGAAAGCTCCACTactactgaaaaattatttgtaccACAGGAGTCAGATACACTCTTCTATCATGCTCCACCACTCTCAGCAATCACATTCAAAAGACAATACATGTGCAAACTCTGTCATAGGACTTTCAAGACAGCTTTTAGTCTTTGGAGCCATGAACAGACACACAATTAG